A section of the Triticum dicoccoides isolate Atlit2015 ecotype Zavitan chromosome 7A, WEW_v2.0, whole genome shotgun sequence genome encodes:
- the LOC119328867 gene encoding 3-oxoacyl-[acyl-carrier-protein] synthase I, chloroplastic-like, with protein MQSLLVPTAAACAAPPSASTRRPRPARVSVRASAAPPRRETDPKKRVVITGMGLVSVFGNDVDAYYDRLLAGESGVGPIDRFDASKFPTRFAGQIRGFSSEGYIDGKNDRRLDDCLRYCIVSGKKALESAGLALGSDAMAKIDKARAGVLVGTGMGGLQVFSDGVQNLLEKGYRKITPFFIPYAITNMGSALLGMDIGFMGPNYSISTACATSNYCFYAAANHIRKGEADVMIAGGTEAAIIPIGVGGFVACRALSQRNDDPKTASRPWDKERDGFVMGEGAGVLVMESLEHAMKRGAPIVAEYLGGAVNCDAYHMTDPRADGLGVSSCIRQSLQDAGVAPEEVNYINAHATSTLAGDLAEMNAIKQVFKDPSGIKVNATKSMIGHCLGAAGGLEAIATIKAINTGLVHPSINQFEREPAVEFDTVPNVKVEHEINVGISNSFGFGGHNSVVVFAPFKP; from the exons atgCAGAGCCTCCTCGTCCCCACCGCCGCGGCCtgcgcggcgccgccgtcggcgtccACGCGGCGGCCCCGGCCGGCCCGCGTCTCCGTCCGCGCCTCGGCGGCCCCGCCCCGGCGCGAGACGGATCCGAAGAAGCGGGTGGTGATCACGGGGATGGGCCTGGTCTCCGTCTTCGGCAACGACGTCGACGCCTACTACGACCGCCTGCTCGCCGGGGAGAGCGGCGTGGGCCCCATCGACCGCTTCGACGCCTCCAAGTTCCCCACGCGCTTCGCCGGCCAGATCCGGGGCTTCTCCTCCGAGGGCTACATCGACGGCAAGAACGACCGCAGGCTCGACGACTGCCTCCGCTACTGCATCGTCAGCGGCAAGAAGGCGCTCGAGTCCGCCGGCCTCGCGCTCGGCTCCGACGCCATGGCCAAG ATTGACAAGGCCCGTGCTGGTGTACTTGTGGGGACTGGTATGGGTGGCCTCCAAGTGTTTTCTGATGGTGTTCAGAATCTTCTCGAGAAGGGCTACAGAAAGATAACTCCTTTCTTCATCCCATATGCCATAACAAACATGGGATCTGCCCTGCTTGGCATGGACATTGGCTTCATGGGTCCAAACTACTCTATTTCAACTGCATGTGCTACCTCGAACTACTGTTTCTACGCTGCAGCAAACCATATTCGCAAAGGCGAAGCCGATGTGATGattgctggtggcactgaagccgcCATTATTCCGATTGGTGTTGGTGGGTTTGTTGCATGTAGAGCACTATCACAGAGGAATGATGACCCTAAAACAGCATCTAGGCCTTGGGACAAGGAGCGTGATGGTTTCGTCATGGGTGAAGGAGCTGGAGTACTG GTCATGGAGAGCTTAGAACATGCAATGAAACGTGGTGCTCCAATAGTTGCGGAGTATCTAGGGGGTGCTGTGAACTGTGATGCTTACCACATGACTGATCCGAGAGCCGATGGTCTCGGTGTTTCATCTTGCATCAGACAAAGTCTTCAAGATGCTGGTGTGGCACCAGAGGAG GTTAACTACATCAATGCTCATGCAACATCCACCCTTGCTGGTGATTTGGCAGAGATGAATGCCATCAAGCAAGTCTTTAAGGACCCATCTGGGATAAAAGTAAACGCAACCAAG TCCATGATAGGGCATTGCCTAGGTGCAGCAGGTGGTTTGGAAGCCATTGCTACTATTAAAGCGATAAACACTGGCTTGGTGCATCCGAGCATAAACCAGTTT GAGCGGGAGCCTGCGGTTGAATTCGACACGGTACCCAACGTAAAGGTCGAACATGAAATCAATGTTG GTATCTCAAATTCCTTTGGATTTGGAGGACACAACTCGGTGGTCGTATTCGCCCCATTCAAGCCTTAA